The Desmonostoc muscorum LEGE 12446 genome includes a region encoding these proteins:
- a CDS encoding helix-turn-helix domain-containing protein: protein MKWPRKKNNQQLPLSLEQQRSEKLAEIGAQLWASRQEQGLSLEQVVILTMIPRRLLQAIEEGNLNDLPEPVYIQGLIRQFADALGLNGAEFADTFPINSPQVNSQPTANTSPLNQLRPIHLYFLYILLILCSVNGLSHLLNNAVLQASNSESEPYPQQKSIVKPEIVKPELTKPKQSLEVQPVSDTKQKEAVQIGVTLKASSWIRVVADGKTEFEGTLPEGTHRIWKAQEQLTVKTDNAGGVLMSVNQEKAKEMGELGKEEEIRIAAAKPKF, encoded by the coding sequence ATGAAATGGCCAAGAAAGAAAAATAATCAGCAGCTACCACTTTCATTAGAGCAACAAAGATCTGAAAAGTTGGCAGAAATAGGCGCTCAACTTTGGGCATCACGTCAAGAACAGGGTCTATCTCTAGAACAAGTAGTTATATTGACCATGATTCCCCGACGATTATTGCAGGCGATCGAAGAAGGTAATTTAAACGATCTCCCAGAACCAGTTTATATTCAGGGTTTAATCAGACAATTTGCCGACGCACTGGGCTTGAATGGAGCCGAATTTGCTGACACTTTTCCGATCAATTCTCCACAAGTAAACTCCCAACCTACGGCGAATACTTCACCTCTGAATCAACTACGTCCTATTCATCTTTACTTTCTTTACATATTGCTAATTTTATGCTCTGTAAATGGCTTATCTCATTTATTAAATAACGCCGTACTACAAGCAAGTAATAGCGAAAGCGAGCCATACCCACAACAAAAGTCCATTGTTAAACCAGAAATAGTCAAACCAGAACTAACCAAACCAAAACAGTCACTAGAAGTTCAACCTGTCAGCGATACCAAACAGAAAGAGGCTGTACAAATTGGCGTTACATTGAAAGCATCATCCTGGATTCGCGTAGTAGCTGATGGCAAAACCGAGTTTGAGGGTACTCTACCAGAGGGTACTCACCGGATTTGGAAAGCTCAAGAGCAATTAACAGTTAAAACTGATAATGCTGGTGGTGTTTTAATGAGCGTTAATCAGGAGAAAGCCAAAGAAATGGGAGAACTGGGGAAAGAAGAAGAAATTAGGATTGCGGCTGCTAAACCCAAGTTTTGA